A window of Streptomyces sp. SAI-127 contains these coding sequences:
- a CDS encoding TIGR04222 domain-containing membrane protein: MFWVLLLLLAWAAAGTACTRLCLAAVHAAAADADARRHDLTLYEAAFLSGGPRRVADLTLVSMARQRRLLLAHTGWATVVDPRGRDEMERTVIGAIGPEGQSRIAPVRADAASADAVRSIADRLVDAGLAVPDGARSGIAAAVRQVRLASVAVVALGAIALLVPAPSEMPRHLVALWFALPLALSLSCLAIARMEVHPYSRWASPAGQRLLGALSRRTGSTDERTYLTSVAVRGISAVGEPDLRAAFAHREQHRGRPREEWREERPGGHGEEHRRPHGCD; encoded by the coding sequence ATGTTCTGGGTTCTTCTTCTGCTGCTGGCGTGGGCCGCCGCCGGCACCGCGTGCACGCGGCTGTGCCTGGCCGCCGTACACGCGGCGGCCGCCGACGCGGATGCCCGGAGACATGATCTGACGCTGTACGAGGCCGCGTTCCTGTCGGGCGGCCCGCGGCGGGTCGCCGATCTGACGCTCGTCTCCATGGCCCGGCAGCGACGGCTGCTGCTGGCCCACACCGGCTGGGCGACCGTCGTCGATCCGCGGGGGCGGGACGAGATGGAGCGCACGGTCATCGGGGCCATCGGCCCCGAGGGACAGTCCCGGATCGCGCCGGTGCGCGCGGACGCGGCCTCGGCGGACGCGGTGCGCAGCATCGCCGACCGGCTCGTGGACGCGGGCCTCGCCGTGCCCGACGGCGCCCGGTCCGGCATCGCGGCGGCGGTCCGCCAGGTGCGGCTGGCCTCGGTGGCCGTCGTCGCGCTGGGCGCGATCGCGCTGCTCGTGCCCGCCCCCTCGGAGATGCCGCGGCATCTGGTCGCACTCTGGTTCGCGCTGCCGCTCGCGCTGTCCCTCAGCTGTCTGGCCATCGCGCGGATGGAGGTCCACCCGTACTCACGCTGGGCGTCCCCGGCCGGCCAGCGTCTGCTCGGCGCCCTGTCCCGGCGCACCGGCAGTACAGACGAGCGGACGTATCTCACCTCCGTCGCCGTACGCGGCATCAGCGCGGTCGGCGAACCCGATCTGCGCGCGGCCTTCGCCCATCGTGAGCAGCATCGCGGCCGTCCTCGTGAGGAGTGGCGAGAAGAGCGGCCCGGCGGACACGGCGAGGAGCACCGTCGGCCGCACGGGTGCGACTGA
- a CDS encoding alpha/beta hydrolase encodes MRAPALLTAAGSLLLTTLAAAPAGGAPAAPGAAELHGTAIAAARAGTAGVRFGACPAVEDLPDGVRCGTVSVPLDYARPDGRQIKLTVSRVRATHKDPHNSKRRVPRQGALVYNPGGPGGSGMYFPLVGALPEWKRLAAAYDLVGYAPRGVGRSAPLSCTDPKQYVKAPTQAPAHPSLSYKKEHIAQAKAYARGCAKRSGTALRHYTSLNNARDLDVLRAALGERKLTFVGASYGTYFGALYATLFPSHVRRMVFDAAVNPDPEQIWYRNNLDQSAAFEERWADFREWVARHDDVYGLGDTAAEVLRSYQKAAARLAARPAGGKVGPGELQGAFLSAGYYDDYWPHRAQALSAYLKGDPKPLIQQAGPHQEAAKEAENSNAVYTAVECNDASWPTDWKVWDRDNTRLARVAPFETWDNVWMNLPCAYWPAPRQRALDVRTGPGELPPTLILAAERDAAAPYAGALELHRRLSGSVLVTERDAGTHGIAGGPNPCVNGYLDAYLLEGRLPERRAACAPRPEPGPKPKGSSRKATVGPAR; translated from the coding sequence ATGAGAGCCCCCGCCCTCCTCACGGCCGCCGGGTCATTGCTTCTGACCACGCTCGCCGCCGCACCGGCCGGGGGCGCTCCGGCCGCCCCGGGCGCGGCGGAACTCCACGGCACCGCGATCGCCGCCGCGCGCGCCGGGACGGCCGGAGTCCGCTTCGGCGCCTGCCCCGCGGTGGAGGACCTGCCCGACGGTGTCCGGTGCGGCACGGTGTCCGTCCCGCTCGACTACGCGCGCCCCGACGGCCGGCAGATCAAACTGACCGTCAGCCGGGTGCGGGCCACCCACAAGGACCCGCACAACAGCAAGCGCAGGGTGCCCCGGCAGGGCGCCCTGGTCTACAACCCCGGCGGTCCCGGCGGCTCCGGCATGTACTTCCCGCTGGTCGGCGCGCTCCCCGAGTGGAAGAGGCTCGCCGCGGCGTACGACCTCGTGGGCTACGCACCGCGCGGGGTGGGTCGTTCGGCGCCGCTGTCCTGCACGGACCCGAAGCAGTACGTGAAGGCGCCCACGCAGGCACCGGCGCACCCCTCACTGTCGTACAAGAAGGAACACATCGCGCAGGCGAAGGCGTACGCGCGCGGGTGTGCGAAACGGTCGGGTACGGCTCTCCGGCACTACACCTCCCTGAACAACGCCCGGGACCTGGACGTGCTGCGTGCCGCGCTGGGCGAGCGGAAGCTGACGTTCGTGGGGGCCTCGTACGGGACCTACTTCGGCGCGCTGTACGCGACGCTGTTCCCCTCGCATGTACGGCGGATGGTCTTCGACGCGGCGGTGAACCCTGACCCGGAGCAGATCTGGTACCGCAACAACCTGGACCAGTCGGCCGCGTTCGAGGAACGGTGGGCGGACTTCCGGGAGTGGGTCGCCAGGCACGACGACGTGTACGGGCTCGGGGACACGGCCGCGGAGGTGCTGCGCAGCTACCAGAAGGCGGCGGCGCGGCTGGCCGCCCGGCCGGCCGGGGGGAAGGTCGGGCCGGGGGAGCTGCAGGGGGCGTTCCTGTCCGCCGGGTACTACGACGACTATTGGCCGCATCGGGCACAGGCCCTGTCGGCGTATCTCAAGGGTGATCCCAAGCCGCTGATCCAGCAGGCCGGGCCGCATCAGGAGGCGGCGAAGGAGGCGGAGAACTCCAACGCCGTCTACACGGCCGTCGAGTGCAACGACGCGTCCTGGCCGACGGACTGGAAGGTGTGGGACCGGGACAACACCCGGCTGGCGCGGGTCGCGCCGTTCGAGACGTGGGACAACGTGTGGATGAACCTGCCCTGCGCGTACTGGCCCGCGCCGCGCCAGCGGGCCCTCGATGTGCGCACCGGGCCCGGTGAGCTGCCGCCGACGCTGATTCTGGCGGCCGAGCGGGACGCGGCGGCTCCGTACGCCGGCGCCCTGGAGCTGCACCGGCGGCTGTCCGGCTCGGTGCTGGTGACCGAGCGGGACGCGGGCACGCACGGCATCGCGGGCGGCCCGAACCCCTGCGTCAACGGATACCTGGACGCCTACCTGCTGGAGGGGCGCCTTCCGGAGCGGCGCGCCGCATGCGCCCCGCGCCCCGAGCCGGGGCCGAAGCCGAAGGGCAGCTCTCGGAAGGCGACCGTCGGACCCGCTCGCTGA
- the hemQ gene encoding hydrogen peroxide-dependent heme synthase, with protein MSNDAPTPESGRVPNKGKLAKDLNEVIRYTLWSVFKLKDVLPEDRTGYADEVQELFDQLAAKDVTIRGTYDVSGLRADADVMIWWHAETSDQLQEAYNLFRRTKLGRALEPVWSNMALHRPAEFNRSHVPAFLADENPRDYVSVYPFVRSYDWYLLPDEDRRRMLADHGKMARGYPDVRANTVASFSLGDYEWILAFEADELYRIVDLMRHLRASEARMHVREEVPFYTGRRKEIGELVAGLA; from the coding sequence ATGAGCAACGACGCCCCCACCCCCGAGTCCGGCAGGGTCCCGAACAAGGGCAAGCTGGCCAAGGACCTCAACGAGGTCATCCGTTACACGCTCTGGTCCGTCTTCAAGCTGAAGGACGTGCTCCCCGAGGACCGCACGGGTTACGCCGACGAGGTCCAGGAGCTGTTCGACCAGCTCGCCGCCAAGGACGTCACGATCCGCGGCACCTACGACGTGTCCGGGCTGCGCGCCGACGCCGACGTCATGATCTGGTGGCACGCGGAGACCAGCGACCAGCTCCAGGAGGCGTACAACCTCTTCCGCCGCACCAAGCTGGGCCGCGCACTGGAGCCGGTCTGGTCGAACATGGCGCTGCACCGCCCCGCCGAGTTCAACCGCTCGCACGTCCCGGCGTTCCTGGCGGACGAGAACCCCCGCGACTACGTGAGCGTCTACCCGTTCGTGCGGTCGTACGACTGGTACCTCCTCCCCGACGAGGACCGCCGCCGCATGCTCGCCGACCACGGCAAGATGGCCCGCGGCTACCCGGACGTCCGCGCCAACACGGTCGCCTCCTTCTCCCTCGGCGACTACGAGTGGATCCTGGCCTTCGAGGCCGACGAGCTCTACCGCATCGTCGACCTCATGCGCCACCTGCGCGCCTCCGAGGCGCGGATGCACGTCCGCGAGGAGGTCCCGTTCTACACGGGCCGCCGCAAGGAGATCGGTGAGCTCGTGGCGGGCCTCGCCTGA